Proteins co-encoded in one Scatophagus argus isolate fScaArg1 chromosome 11, fScaArg1.pri, whole genome shotgun sequence genomic window:
- the c1ql2 gene encoding complement C1q-like protein 2, with protein sequence MVLALIIAIPLLVQTSKTDAHYEMMGTCRMICDPYNPKPSATALEVMQDLSAIPSPTFVQGTKGEPGRPGKPGPRGPPGEPGPPGPRGPPGDRGDSGKTGHAGVVGTARTETGGDLGSPIGGAKIAFYVGLKNPHEGYEVLRFDDIVTNLGNHYDPTTGKFTCQVSGIYYFTYHVLMRGGDGTSMWADLCKNGQVRASAIAQDADQNYDYASNSVVLHLDSGDEIYVKLDGGKAHGGNNNKYSTFSGFLLYPD encoded by the exons ATGGTTTTGGCTCTCATCATTGCGATTCCCCTGCTGGTCCAAACTTCCAAGACCGACGCGCACTACGAGATGATGGGCACCTGTCGGATGATCTGTGACCCGTACAACCCCAAGCCGAGCGCCACGGCTCTGGAGGTCATGCAGGACCTGAGCGCCATCCCCTCCCCGACCTTTGTTCAAGGGACTAAAGGCGAGCCGGGTCGGCCGGGGAAACCCGGGCCGAGGGGACCGCCAGGAGAACCGGGGCCACCTGGTCCGAGAGGACCGCCGGGGGACAGAGGGGATTCTGGAAAGACCGGACATGCTGGTGTCGTGGGCACAGCGCGGACCGAGACCGGCGGAGACCTGGGCTCACCGATCGGCGGTGCAAAGATAGCGTTTTATGTGGGTCTGAAGAACCCTCACGAGGGGTACGAAGTGTTGAGGTTCGACGACATCGTCACGAACCTGGGGAACCACTACGACCCGACAACCGGAAAGTTCACATGCCAAGTGTCTGGGATTTACTACTTCACCTACCATGTGCTGATGCGCGGCGGAGACGGGACCAGCATGTGGGCGGACCTGTGCAAGAACGGACAG GTCCGAGCCAGCGCCATAGCGCAGGACGCCGACCAGAACTACGACTACGCCAGCAACAGTGTGGTCCTGCACCTGGACTCCGGGGACGAGATTTACGTCAAACTGGATGGCGGCAAAGCGCACGGcggaaacaacaacaagtacAGCACGTTTTCCGGTTTCCTCTTGTACCCAGACTAA
- the steap3 gene encoding metalloreductase STEAP3: MQTDMKTPLLVSSASDASEPLPRGPPGPPASPGPPASPGPVIGIIGSGDFSRSLAIRLVACGFRVVVGSRDPNRVSRRLFPDGVELRSQREAAGRADRVVFAAVHPEHYGTLVGLREPLAGKVLVDVSSAAGLHSAERSNAERLAQLFPHSHVVKGFNVVSAWALQAGAHDGNRQVLMCSDCSDSKATLLQLARRLGFSPVDMGGLCASRDIEEAPLLLFPSWGGPMLATFLLFLFFYGYSFLRNMLLPYLDRGENTFYQLPLVTVNETLPAVALVTLALVYLPGVMAALVQLARGTKYKRFPRWLDVWLCKRKQLGLLSFLCAVLHAVYSMCLTLRKAAGYTLLNAAYRQVKAGVENSWVEPMVWRSDLYLSCGILGFGVLALLALTSLPSVGNTLNWREFTFVQSGLGYAALSLSVMHTLFFGWDFAFLPAAYPYYLPPVYLLALILPCVVLVGRILLALPCLTLRLTKIRRGWESTRHQEPSEADPPAQYGDI, from the exons ATGCAGACTGACATGAAGACGCCCTTGTTGGTCAGTTCTGCGTCTGATGCCTCAGAGCCGCTGCCCCGGGGCCCCCCGGGCCCCCCGGCCTCCCCGGGCCCCCCGGCCTCCCCGGGCCCTGTGATCGGCATCATCGGCTCCGGAGACTTTTCCCGCTCCCTGGCCATCCGGCTGGTGGCCTGTGGTTTCAGGGTGGTGGTGGGCAGCCGCGACCCGAACCGCGTGTCCAGGCGTCTGTTTCCAGACGGGGTGGAGCTGCGGTCACAGCGGGAGGCGGCGGGCCGTGCAGACAGGGTGGTGTTCGCCGCAGTCCACCCAGAGCACTACGGCACCCTGGTGGGCCTGAGGGAGCCGCTGGCCGGGAAGGTGCTGGTGGACGTCAGCAGCGCCGCCGGGCTGCACAGTGCGGAGCGCTCGAACGCAGAGAGGCTGGCGCAGCTTTTCCCACACAGCCACGTAGTGAAGGGGTTCAACGTGGTCTCTGCTTGGGCTCTGCAGGCCGGAGCCCACGATGGGAACCGGCAG GTCCTGATGTGCAGCGACTGCTCCGACTCGAAAGCCACGCTGCTCCAGCTCGCCCGTCGCCTGGGCTTCAGCCCCGTCGATATGGGGGGTCTGTGTGCATCCAGAGACATCGAGGAGGCCCCGCTCCTTCTCTTCCCCTCCTGGGGAGGCCCCATGTTGGCcactttcctcctcttcctcttcttctatGGTTACAGCTTCCTGAGGAACATGCTGCTGCCCTACCTCGATCGAGGAGAGAACACTTTCTACCAGCTGCCCCTGGTGACGGTGAACGAGACGCTGCCGGCGGTCGCCCTGGTTACGCTGGCTCTGGTCTACCTGCCAG GTGTGATGGCGGCTTTGGTCCAGCTGGCCAGAGGCACCAAATACAAGAGGTTCCCTCGCTGGCTGGACGTCTGGCTGTGCAAGCGGAAGCAGCTGGGCCTGCTGAGCTTCCTGTGCGCTGTGCTTCACGCTGTGTACAGCATGTGTCTGACGCTGAGGAAGGCTGCGGGCTACACGCTGCTGAACGCAGCTTACCGCCAG GTGAAAGCTGGGGTTGAGAACTCCTGGGTGGAGCCGATGGTGTGGAGGTCCGACCTTTATCTGTCCTGTGGGATTCTGGGATTTGGAGTCCTGGCTCTGCTGGCTCTCACCTCACTGCCCTCTGTGGGAAACACCCTCAACTGGAGGGAGTTTACATTCGTTCAG tcagGACTCGGTTATGCTGCCTTAAGCCTCTCCGTCATGCACACGCTCTTCTTCGGCTGGGACTTCGCCTTCCTGCCTGCGGCCTACCCTTATTACCTGCCACCGGTGTACCTGCTGGCCCTCATCCTGCCCTGCGTGGTCCTGGTTGGGCGGATCCTTTTGGCTCTGCCGTGTCTGACATTAAGGCTAACAAAGATCCGCAGGGGCTGGGAGAGCACAAGACACCAGGAGCCAAGTGAGGCGGATCCTCCTGCACAATATGGCGACATCTAG
- the c11h2orf76 gene encoding UPF0538 protein C2orf76 homolog: MAGEAVVTVRLVRSFQHRNFKPVVFHGVNLDQTVQDFIRFVRDDVAERPGLPPPFRKHAYDTMKIIHQAHGAKTNELVMSLDDDEKLILQNGQTLRAAGVANETEVAFFRKEDYGLYKANPKTAW; the protein is encoded by the exons ATGGCCGGTGAAGCTGTGGTCACCGTCCGTCTGGTCAGGTCCTTCCAGCACCGGAACTTCAAGCCTGTTGTGTTTCACGGCGTCAATTTGGACCAGACGGTGCAGGACTTCATACGGTTCGTCAGAGACG ATGTCGCAGAAAGGCCTggacttcctcctcctttcaggAAACATGCTTATG ACACGATGAAGATCATCCACCAAGCGCATGGAGCAAAG aCTAACGAGTTGGTGATGAGTTTAGATGACGATGAAAAGCTGATTCTGCAAAACGGCCAAACGCTCAGAGCCGCCGGCGTCG CAAACGAAACAGAAGTGGCCTTCTTCAGGAAAGAAGACTACGGCCTCTACAAAGCAAATCCCAAAACTGCTTGGTGA